The Pyxidicoccus sp. MSG2 DNA segment GCGCATCCTTCGGACCCGGGCGTCTCCGCGTATGAGGGCCGGGGCTGGGAGGATGACAGCCGCATGGACACGGCGGGGGCGGAGGCCTCCGCCAGGTTCGCCGGGCCCCGGGGCAGCGTGGGCCTGATGTTCTCCGCCGATACGGGGCCCGCGGGGCTGTTGCCGGGGGCCAACGCGGCGGACACCGATGAGGCGGCCATTGCCCTGGTGGCCACGGCGGCCGCCGAGGTCCAGTCCTGCAATGCTGTCGCCCAGCCCGCGGAGGGGCCCGCGGTGGCCGTTGCCGCCGCGTACCAGGCCGCCCGCGAGGCCGGAGCTGCGTGGGTGGCCGACGCACTCGTGGCGCCCGCCACGCGGGGGCCCCCCGTCCACCCCCCGCTCCTGGGGCCACCGGTGGCGCTCGACGTCACGGCCGCCACAGGTGCCCGGGCGGTGGTGGCGGCGTTGCTGGATGCGCTGCAGAACGCCCCCGCCCACGCGGCCTCCGCGGCGCATGCCGACATCCAGGCGCTCGCGGACGCCGTCACGCAGGCGGCGATGCGCGCGTGCGGCCGGGTGGCCATGGAGCTGACCCGCAGGGTCGAGGAGCGCCGCAAGGCGCTGGCGAGCGCGGCGGGAGGGCGCGTCCACGTGAGCACCCGCTCCCGGGACCCCATGCGCGATGCCGCGCATTACACGCGCCACGGTGGCACCCAGTCGGAGGTGGAGGTGTCCCTGCCGGACGGGTTGGTCCAGCGCGTGGTCGACGCGGCCACCCAGCGGGATGCCATCCTGCCGCCTACGGCGGCGGCGGTGCGGACCGCCCTCGCCAAGGCCGCGTGCGAGGCCGCCTGGGCCGTCATCGGCGTGGAGCGGGGACAGTGTGCGGCCCCTCCCTCCGTGGCCGAGCATGTCGCCCAGCAGCTCGTCATCCGGGACGACGTCAAGACGAGCATCGCCGCGGCCGTGGCGCTCGCGCCCGCCATTCCCATTGGCGCGTTCTCCGTGGCGCCTTCCGCCCTCACCGACAACGACAACGCGCGGCAACTGCCTCGGGTGGCGGCCGTCGCGGCGCTCGTCGCGAACGTCGCCGGCACCGCCGCGGATGTCGCGGCGGCGCGGGCTGTCGCCGCGGCCCGGGTGACGCTGGCGGCGGCCCATGGCGCCCCCCAGGTCGGCTGCCATCGGCATCCCCGCACCTGCGGCAACGGACCGACAGCCGACCACCCCTGCTCGCTGTCCATCCACTACTCCACGAAGATGTTCGCGCCGCGCATCCGCACCTACGCGGGAGACGGGCAGGCGGGCCACATCGGCGAGAACGTGGCGGCCACCACGGGGCGGCTCCGGGGGCCGGCGGGGCTGGCACTGGGGAACATGGGCGAGCTGTACATCGCCGACCCGGCAGCGCACCGCATCCGCCGGGTGGACGACAGGGGGCGCATCCACACCTTCGCCGGCGATGGGAACGCGGCGCATGCTGGCGACGCGGGGGGCAACCTGCTCACGGCACGGATGAATGGCTGCGCGGGGCTCGCCGTGGATGACGTGGCCGGCGTCGTCTATGTCGCGGACAGGCTCAACCACCGCGTACGCAGCTTCGAGCGGCGCAGCGGCCGGGTGAGCACCGTGGCCGGCACGGGCGCGGGGGGGCACTCGGGAGACGGAGGGGCCGCGGCTGTCGCGCAGCTCCATTCCCCCGAGGACGTGTTCTTCGCCCACGAGCTGCGCTGCCTGTTCATCGCCGATACCGGCAACCACTGCATCCGGATGGTGGACCTGCGCAGCGGCCGCATCTCGACGGTGGTGGGCACGCCTGGAACCGCGGGGGCCCTCGGGGATGGCGGTCCGGCCGTCCAGGCCAGGCTCAATTCCCCTTCGGGAGTCTTCGTCGACGTCGCGCGCAGCATCTACATCGCGGACCGTGGCAACCACTGCATCCGCATCAGCGAGGGAGGTGAAATCCGGACCTTCGCGGGCACGCCCGGCGTGGCCGGCCACGCGGGCGATGTCGTCACGGGCCTGCGGCGAGACGGCCGTGCGACGGATGCCCAGCTCGACCAGCCCTCGCACGTCACCGTGGACGAGGAGGGCGTCGTCTACATCGCGGACACGGGCAATCACTGCATTCGCATGGTCGCGACGGAAGAGCGCAGCTGGGAGACCCGGGACCCCATCAGCAACAAGAAGCAGAAGCACCGGGAGGACGTGGACGTCATCAGCACCATCGCGGGGAGCCCCGGCGTGGCGGGGCATGCCGGAGATGGTGGGGCGGCCACCGGGGCGCTCCTCTCCGACCCCACCGGCGTGGCGCTCTCCGCGGACGGTCAGACGCTGTACATCGCCGACAGCGGCAACCACGTCGTGCGGAGCGTCGACCTGACGACGGACGACATCGATGCGGTGGCCGGCACCGCGGGCACGGCCGGCCACCAGGGTGACGGCGGAGCCCCGGACCACGCCGAGCTCGATTCCGCCACCCGCGTGGTCTGCACCGGCGGCGGCGAGCTCTTCATCTCCGATACGGGGAACCACCGCGTCCGGAGCATCACCCCGGACGGTGCCACGCTGAACGCCTTCGCCGGCTCCGGAGTGCAGGGGTTCGCGGGCGATTCCGCCGGGCAGGCCGCCGCCGCGAGGCTCAATGGCCCCATGGGCGTCGCGTTCGACAGCACGCGCAACGTCCTCTACATCGCGGACACGCTGAACCACCGCATCCGGCAGGTGGATGTCGCGTCGGGAGTCATCACCACCATCGCCGGGACGGGGATTGCCGGCTTCAATGGCGACGGCCCCTCCGCGCGGACCCAGCGGCTCAGCTCTCCCAAGGGGCTGGCGCTGGACACCGAGAAGGGCGTCCTCTTCATCGCGGATTCGGGGAACCACCGCCTCCGGAAGCTGACCCTGGCCACCGGTGCGCTCGAGACCTTCGCCGGGGATGGCACCGCGGCCTCCACCGGGGATGGAGGAATGGCCTCCACGGCGAGACTGAATGCGCCCACGAGCATCGCGCTGGACTACCTGACGCTCACCGACCTCTACGTGGTGGAGACCGGCTCCCACTGCGTCCGCGTGGTGCGGCTCGAGGATGACCAGATAGATCCCTTCGTCAACCAGGCCCGGACGGCGGGCAATGCCCTGAACGCGAGCTCGTTGCTGGTCAGGCTCCAGGACCCCGAGGGGCTGACGCTCGACGAGGGCGGCAACCTGTACGTGGCCGATACCGGCAATCACCGCGTGCTGAAGGTGGTGCTCGAGTCGAAGGCGGCGAGCGTGGTCACCGGCACCGGGGTTGCCAACTCCACGGGAGATGGCGGCGCACTGGCGCCGGCCACCGTCAACAGGCCCAGGGGGCTCGTGGTCGACACGGCCGGCCGCAGCCTCTACGTGGCCGAGGCCGCGGGGTTCCGGGTCCGCAAGGCCGCCATGTAGGGTGTGACGCTGGCTCCATGCGGGTCAGGCCGGTAGTGTCGCGCCCGTGCTGGGACGCATCAGGAAACGCGCCGCGCTGCTCGTGCTCGGTGTCGCCGCCACGCCGGGCTGCATTCCCGAGCCCGTCGACGTCACCGGCAAGCGCTGTGGCCCGGACCAGTCCTGTGGGCCGGGCCTCCAGTGCCTGGCGGGGCGCTGCTCGGCGGGAGACGAAACGCCGAGGCCGGCCAACCTCGTGTCCAACTCCGGCTTCGAAGAGGGTGCGCAGGGGTGGGAAACCTCCGGAGTGCTGACTTCCGAGGCCCCGGGCTTCACCGGCACCGCTGCGGCGCGGCTCGTGGCTCGGCAGGAAGAGCCCCCCGTGACGCTGACACCCCGCTCGCCGCCGCTCCTCGAACCGGTGGAGAGCTTCTACTGCGCCTCGGCCTGGATTCGCGGAAGCGAGGGCCGCACTGCCCTCCTCCAGCTCCTGGTGGACTCCGTGCCCGATGAGACAGTGGAGCTGCCGCTGGATGGCACCTGGCGGCAGGTCACCGCCTCCACGCTCTTCTTCCCGGACATGGTGGGCTCCGTGCGGCTCGTCCTTCCGGCCGGAGTCCAGACGCCGGTGTGGGTGGATGACGTGAAGCTGTGGCGCTCGGACAGCAGCTCGCCCTGCGAGGACGAGCCTTGAGCGCGTCTCCCCCGCGCACCTCGCCCATCACCGAGAAGACGGACCCCGACGTCCCGCCCCGGGTACGGCTGCTCGTCCTGGAGGGGCCGGACCATGGCCGGTCCGCCCTGGTGGAGGGGGGCACCGTCGTGGTGGGGACGCTGCCGGACTGCCAGTTGGTCCTCACCGATGACACGGTGTCCCGCCAGCACGTGAGCCTCGAGCTGCTCGGGCCCCGCGTGCGTGTCAGGGACCTCAAGAGCCGCAACGGGACGCGCTACCTGGGTGCCCGGGTGGAGGTGGTGGAGGTCCCCCTGGGCGCCATCGTCTCGCTCGGGAAGACCCGGCTCGCCCTGCTCCCGGCGGATGCCGCGCCCGAGCGCCTCAGCGAACAGACCGAGCTCGCGGGACTGCTCGGCCGCTCGCTCGCGATGCGCCGGCTCTTCGCCGAAGTCGAGCGCGTGGCCCCCGTGGACATCTCCGTCCTCATCCAGGGCGAGACGGGCACGGGCAAGGAGGGCATCGCGAAGGCCCTGCATGTCCTGTCCGGAAGGACGGGCGCGCTGCGCGCCTTCGACTGTGGCGCCGTCCCAGCGTCCTTGCTGCCCGGCATCCTCTTCGGCCATGCGCGCGGTGCCTTCACGGGCGCGGTGGCGGATACCCCGGGCGCCATCGAGGCCGCCCATGAGGGCACCCTCTTCCTCGACGAGGTGGCGGAGCTGCCGCTGGAAGTCCAACCTGCCTTCCTGCGTGTCCTGGAGACGGGGCGCTTCTGCCGCCTGGGCGAGACGCGCGAGCGCCACGTCCGCTTCCGGCTCGTCGCCGCCACGCACCGGGACCTCACGGCCGCGATGAAGAAGGGCGCCTTCCGGCCGGACCTCTACCACCGGCTGGCGAGCATCGTGCTGCACGCGCCGCCACTGCGGGAGCGGCTGGACGACATTCCGCTGCTCGCCGAGCACT contains these protein-coding regions:
- a CDS encoding sigma 54-interacting transcriptional regulator, which translates into the protein MSASPPRTSPITEKTDPDVPPRVRLLVLEGPDHGRSALVEGGTVVVGTLPDCQLVLTDDTVSRQHVSLELLGPRVRVRDLKSRNGTRYLGARVEVVEVPLGAIVSLGKTRLALLPADAAPERLSEQTELAGLLGRSLAMRRLFAEVERVAPVDISVLIQGETGTGKEGIAKALHVLSGRTGALRAFDCGAVPASLLPGILFGHARGAFTGAVADTPGAIEAAHEGTLFLDEVAELPLEVQPAFLRVLETGRFCRLGETRERHVRFRLVAATHRDLTAAMKKGAFRPDLYHRLASIVLHAPPLRERLDDIPLLAEHFARSLGASLPLSPASLATLTAYHWPGNVRELRNAVERTLTLGAEAALPELAPPGGAKEDFHATRERVLGVFERSYLEAQLARHRGSAAAAAREAGLARSYFYRLLKTHGLLPGRGRG